One stretch of Argiope bruennichi chromosome 3, qqArgBrue1.1, whole genome shotgun sequence DNA includes these proteins:
- the LOC129963954 gene encoding NEDD4-binding protein 1-like isoform X1, with the protein MENLLLTPDEQRLVLKLKNIIQRRYNVSIHIPDYVSPCDHDVVVATVYGGKIDLVKNFIQKRLDQMKQRREQRITVENNVTTITLSDSDSSLSPNPMEMQPKRKKRQKRRPKKKSAASKESGDSVVLSSTILLEDSGESADDDNVQNQSKDESSPLTDYIPIISEKENTVNFNEIDGKNNSSTKTKPESPNPSPGYISVENAQLNGNFNEHNPVDDTIELSDSPLSPDFISLHSEEKEENIPNGIDDCDIIIEDEIPRPIVSGPKSLRPVVIDGSNVAREHGRVTNTFSCKGIKIAIDYFLQRGHTQVTAFVPHYRRHNRFGPILTTDQPLLEELSKAQHVVFTPSRRINNKRVTCYDDRFIVELAAKTGGVILSNDNYRDLVDENEEFKRTINERLLMFCFVGDIIMIPQDPLGRNGPSLENFLSFPA; encoded by the exons atggaaaatttacttttaacgCCTGATGAACAGAGATTggtcttaaagttaaaaaatatcatacagCGTAGATATAATGTAAGCATCCATATACCTGATTATGTATCTCCTTGTGACCACGATGTTGTGGTTGCAACGGTGTATGGAGGGAAAATTGATCTTGTAAAG aattttatacagaaaagaCTGGACCAAATGAAACAAAGACGTGAGCAGAGAATTACAGTTGAGAACAATGTTACCACTATAACTCTTTCTGATAGTGATTCTAGTCTTTCACCTAATCCCATGGAAATGCAACCAAAACGTAAAAAAAGGCAAAAGAGAAGACCTAAGAAAAAATCTGCTGCAAGTAAGGAATCGGGTGACTCTGTGGTTTTGTCTTCAACAATACTCTTAGAGGATAGTGGGGAATCGGCAGATGATGATAAT GTACAGAATCAGTCAAAAGATGAATCATCACCTCTAACTGATTATATACCtatcattagtgaaaaggaaaaTACTGTGAACTTTAATGAAATTGATGGCAAAAACAACTCATCAACTAAAACAAAACCTGAATCGCCAAATCCCTCACCTGGTTATATTTCTGTGGAAAATGCACAATTAAATGGAAACTTCAATGAGCATAATCCGGTAGATGACACCATTGAATTGAGTGATTCACCACTGTCACCtgattttatttccttacattctgaagaaaaggaagaaaacattCCAAATGGAATAGATGACTGTGATATTATTATAGAAGATGAAATTCCAAGACCCATTGTTAGTGGACCTAAGTCTTTAAGGCCTGTTGTAATTGATGGCAGTAATGTTGCTCgaga GCATGGACGAGTCACCAATACATTTTCTTGCAAAGGTATTAAAATTGCTATTGATTATTTTCTGCAAAGAGGACATACACAAGTGACAGCCTTTGTTCCTCACTACCGCCGACATAATAGGTTTGGACCAATTCTGACTACTGATCAGCCATTACTTGAAGAATTATCCAAAGCACAACATGTTGTTTTCACACCATCAAggagaataaataataagagaGTCACATGCTATGATGATCg GTTTATTGTTGAATTGGCAGCTAAAACTGGTGGTGTCATATTATCCAATGACAATTATAGAGATCTGGTGGATGAGAATGAAGAATTTAAGAGAACTATCAATGAAAG
- the LOC129963954 gene encoding NEDD4-binding protein 1-like isoform X2 — MENLLLTPDEQRLVLKLKNIIQRRYNVSIHIPDYVSPCDHDVVVATVYGGKIDLVKKRLDQMKQRREQRITVENNVTTITLSDSDSSLSPNPMEMQPKRKKRQKRRPKKKSAASKESGDSVVLSSTILLEDSGESADDDNVQNQSKDESSPLTDYIPIISEKENTVNFNEIDGKNNSSTKTKPESPNPSPGYISVENAQLNGNFNEHNPVDDTIELSDSPLSPDFISLHSEEKEENIPNGIDDCDIIIEDEIPRPIVSGPKSLRPVVIDGSNVAREHGRVTNTFSCKGIKIAIDYFLQRGHTQVTAFVPHYRRHNRFGPILTTDQPLLEELSKAQHVVFTPSRRINNKRVTCYDDRFIVELAAKTGGVILSNDNYRDLVDENEEFKRTINERLLMFCFVGDIIMIPQDPLGRNGPSLENFLSFPA, encoded by the exons atggaaaatttacttttaacgCCTGATGAACAGAGATTggtcttaaagttaaaaaatatcatacagCGTAGATATAATGTAAGCATCCATATACCTGATTATGTATCTCCTTGTGACCACGATGTTGTGGTTGCAACGGTGTATGGAGGGAAAATTGATCTTGTAAAG aaaagaCTGGACCAAATGAAACAAAGACGTGAGCAGAGAATTACAGTTGAGAACAATGTTACCACTATAACTCTTTCTGATAGTGATTCTAGTCTTTCACCTAATCCCATGGAAATGCAACCAAAACGTAAAAAAAGGCAAAAGAGAAGACCTAAGAAAAAATCTGCTGCAAGTAAGGAATCGGGTGACTCTGTGGTTTTGTCTTCAACAATACTCTTAGAGGATAGTGGGGAATCGGCAGATGATGATAAT GTACAGAATCAGTCAAAAGATGAATCATCACCTCTAACTGATTATATACCtatcattagtgaaaaggaaaaTACTGTGAACTTTAATGAAATTGATGGCAAAAACAACTCATCAACTAAAACAAAACCTGAATCGCCAAATCCCTCACCTGGTTATATTTCTGTGGAAAATGCACAATTAAATGGAAACTTCAATGAGCATAATCCGGTAGATGACACCATTGAATTGAGTGATTCACCACTGTCACCtgattttatttccttacattctgaagaaaaggaagaaaacattCCAAATGGAATAGATGACTGTGATATTATTATAGAAGATGAAATTCCAAGACCCATTGTTAGTGGACCTAAGTCTTTAAGGCCTGTTGTAATTGATGGCAGTAATGTTGCTCgaga GCATGGACGAGTCACCAATACATTTTCTTGCAAAGGTATTAAAATTGCTATTGATTATTTTCTGCAAAGAGGACATACACAAGTGACAGCCTTTGTTCCTCACTACCGCCGACATAATAGGTTTGGACCAATTCTGACTACTGATCAGCCATTACTTGAAGAATTATCCAAAGCACAACATGTTGTTTTCACACCATCAAggagaataaataataagagaGTCACATGCTATGATGATCg GTTTATTGTTGAATTGGCAGCTAAAACTGGTGGTGTCATATTATCCAATGACAATTATAGAGATCTGGTGGATGAGAATGAAGAATTTAAGAGAACTATCAATGAAAG